TAAACGCTTCCATAATTAAAGTTGCTCCTATAAGAAATACAATAAAGCTCTATATTATATTTTTATATAATATATATTTTTTCCAGTTATATATAAAAAAATCATAGATGTAAAGATGAAAATTAAATTATTTCCTAAAATATACTGCGGTCAGATTGCTTATATTAAAATTTATCTTGACTGGAGTCTCTCCATTATGTTCTTTTTAATTACGCTGGGAATGGCCACAAGTATATTTCCTAGTTGGCATCCAGAATGGAGTATATGGACTCTTTGGATATTATCGGCGCTAGCTGCACTTTTTTTTATCTTATCAATTTTAGTTCATGAACTCTCCCATGCGTTAGTCGGCCGAGGAAAAAATATAGAAGTAAAAAACATTACCCTTTTTGTCTTTGGAGGTGTAGCTCAGTTAGAACACGAGCCTCATACTTGGCAAGCTGAACTATGGATGGCATTTGCGGGGCCTATTGCTAGCATAATTCTGGGGGTAATTATTTTAATAATAAGTATTTTAACAATGGATCTAGACTATATAAAAACTGTAGATTCAGTACATGTTTTAGAATCTCTAAGCCCTTCTACTACTTTATTATTTTGGTTAGGCCCTATTAATATTTTCTTAGGGCTATTTAATTTAATTCCAGGGTTTCCTATGGATGGAGGGAGAGTATTAAGAGCGGTACTTTGGGGAATTACTTACGACATTAGGCGAGCTACTTTTTGGGCATATCGAGTAGGTCAAGTTTGTGCAGGATTATTTATGGGGATAGGAATAGCTACAATTTTAAATTTTCCTATTATCCCTTTTTTAGGTACTGGATTAATAGGCGGTTTGTGGTTTATTTTCATAGGATGGTTTTTATACCGATCTGCTCAAATAAGTTATGATCAGTTATTAGAATTATTAGCTCAAGAAGCCTTTGCATCCTTACCTGCTTATCAAAAAGTGTTTATAAAAATTATACAGTTTCTTAAATCCCATAAACATCCTAATTTAGGATGTGGGAAATAATCAATATATATGAAAAAAAATACAACCACCTATCCAGTATCTAAGGCTGCCTTATTCTCATGGGCACTTTATGATTGGGCAAGTAGCTCTTTTTCTGCGATTATCACAACCTTTGTTTTTGCTGCTTATTTCACCAAAAAGGTGGCAGAAAATGAAACGATTGGCAGTGCTCAATGGGGAAATACCCTTGGCATTGCTGGTATGATCATTGCGTTTGCAGGTCCTATCTTAGGAGCTATTGCGGATCAATCTGGACAGCGCAAATTTTGGATTTTTGGATTTACTGCCCTATGTATTATTTCCACGGCTTTTTTATGGTTTATTAAACCAGATTCTAGCTATACTTGGCTGGCTTTAGGCTTAGTAGGATTAGCTACCCTAGGAACTGAATTTGCCTCTATTTTTTATAATGCGATGCTCCCTGATTTATCCGGATCCAAACATATTGGACGGTGGTCTGGTTGGGGTTGGGGTATTGGTTATATGGGTAATGTGCTTTGCTTAATTATTGCTCTATTAATTTTTATTCAAAAAGGGGAACAATGGTTTGGGCTTCATACTGAATCTGCCGAACCAGTGCGTGCTACTTTTCTTTTGGTAGCCCTATGGTATTTTCTTTTCTCGCTCCCTTTATTTCTAATGACTCCTGATTCTAGAGGAATAGGAAAACCCATATCTCGAGCAATAAAAGATGGAATAGGACAACTTTATAGCTCTATTAAAAATATACGCCAATATCGCTATATTGTTCGTTTTTTCATTGCTCGAATATTTTATATTGAAGGACTAGCAACCTTATTTACTTTTGGTGGGGTATATGCAGCAGGAACCTTTAATATGGATGAACAGAATATACTACTGTTTGGGATTAGCTTAAATATTACTGCTGCTTTTGGTGCAGGTATTTTTGCATGGATTGATGATCGGATAGGTAGTAAAC
This genomic window from Candidatus Nitrosacidococcus tergens contains:
- a CDS encoding site-2 protease family protein; translation: MKIKLFPKIYCGQIAYIKIYLDWSLSIMFFLITLGMATSIFPSWHPEWSIWTLWILSALAALFFILSILVHELSHALVGRGKNIEVKNITLFVFGGVAQLEHEPHTWQAELWMAFAGPIASIILGVIILIISILTMDLDYIKTVDSVHVLESLSPSTTLLFWLGPINIFLGLFNLIPGFPMDGGRVLRAVLWGITYDIRRATFWAYRVGQVCAGLFMGIGIATILNFPIIPFLGTGLIGGLWFIFIGWFLYRSAQISYDQLLELLAQEAFASLPAYQKVFIKIIQFLKSHKHPNLGCGK
- a CDS encoding MFS transporter; the encoded protein is MKKNTTTYPVSKAALFSWALYDWASSSFSAIITTFVFAAYFTKKVAENETIGSAQWGNTLGIAGMIIAFAGPILGAIADQSGQRKFWIFGFTALCIISTAFLWFIKPDSSYTWLALGLVGLATLGTEFASIFYNAMLPDLSGSKHIGRWSGWGWGIGYMGNVLCLIIALLIFIQKGEQWFGLHTESAEPVRATFLLVALWYFLFSLPLFLMTPDSRGIGKPISRAIKDGIGQLYSSIKNIRQYRYIVRFFIARIFYIEGLATLFTFGGVYAAGTFNMDEQNILLFGISLNITAAFGAGIFAWIDDRIGSKQAILIALIGLIVFGTLVLLVKTAKLFWLFGLLLGVFVGPAQAASRSFLAKTAPSTLRNEMFGLFALSGKVTSFLGPLLVGWSTYFSGSQRIGMSTIVIFFIIGFIIMCSVPNAESLNEEETI